TTTGCTAGCAAGTAGGCATGCTGTAGTGATGATTGCTAGCGGTACACCACCACATTTCTTCAAAATTTTCTCAGTGACACCACACAAATCAGCAGGACAGTCATCGTTAGAGTCAAATATTCGTTTGCAGAACAATTGTCTGGAATCATCATCAGATAAGGGTTTCATTTCATAAACACCACTGCCTGCATGTTCTGCAACGACCTTGTTTCGCGTGGTTACAATTATTTTGCTACCAAGTTTAGCATCTTGCACAGCAAGTTTGATAGTATCCCACGCTGATTTTTTCCATACATCATCAATCACGCACAAGAACCTAAAGATGGTAGCATATACACATGTTATTGAACCTAGATATAAATCATGTGAAGCCTGTCCAAAAAAGATAGGAATATGTATCTTGCACATTGAATATCGAAAATGATGTGCAGCTTTAAATGTGTAATTTTCCAACAATTTTGACACAATAAGTGCAGCTTTGTGAATTTCTATTCACAAAGTTACAAAGATACTTAATTATGCGTAAATAGGGCAGATTTCTGAATAACTATGTGTTCCATTGGAAAACCAAAACTTTATTTACAAGCCAGTTATATTATAATAGTATAAAAACTTGAGCTAGGATTCCCGGTTATATTAGAATACAATAAAAACTTGAGCCAGGACTCTTATTCGTACAACAAAAGGTATCTTCAAATAATGATAAAAGGTAGGTATAACATAGAAATGTACCTTCTATTGTTGAGGAAGTCTCTAATTTTGTCGATGAGCTGCTTCGTTTCCCATGTTTCATCTATGTGGGAATACATTTTCTCATCAAGTTGGAGAAGAATGTTCTTGAGAATCTTGTTTATATCAGGATTCAAGGACACCGAAACAAAACAATAGCTGTCAAATTTTGCCTTAAGCTCCTGAAATAATGAATTGGCAAGAGTTGTCTTTCCTAAGCCTCCGAATCCAACAATAGAAATTATATTTGATTGTTGGCTGGATGAGCCGTCATATTCCAAGAGTTGCTTAGTTAGCTCATTTTTTGGCTTGCTAATGCCAATGAGTTCTGTCGCCTTTCGGTACATAGCTTCTAGGCGAGAATCAACATCCACAACAGTTGGCCTGGCAGCATTGTCGTCGACTATGTACCTATCACGACGTTCGCTGACCTTCTTGACCTGGTCCATGATGTCTTTCATGACACCGTGGATCTGATGGTTGGTTTTGAACTTGTTGAACAAATTGGTGACCTTCTTGAAGCTCGTGGCAGGTTCATGCCCCTTGCACTTTAACATGAAGGTGTCGATGGCATCCTCGATGTCGTAAGATAGCTCTCTCACCTCGCTGGCCCAGATCTTGACCTGCTGGTCAAGTTGATCCACAGGTGTCTCAGCCACCTTGTGGAGTGCTGCGGTCATACCTTTCAACTCTTTCTCAAGTTCTTCGATCTCTCCCTTGACACCCTTTTGCAGCTTGTATTCGCCAACCAGCAGCTCCCCAAGCTTGGGGAGGAGGGTGTTCATTGCCCCTGTGGCGATGTTCATCTTGGCCTATCTGATGTTGAATGCCTGCACGGGTACACACAGATGCACTTAAATGAGCCTCTTGAGTTTATTAGTATGTATCAGGATTCAGGAATGATCAAGCAACCGCAAAAACATGGAGAAAAACGACATCTGAATAATTAAGCTGCTATGTAGCATGTCAAATCGAGACTAGATTGAGGTAACAACCGTGTGCTGCATCACCTAATCGATCCAAGCAAAGCTCATCACCGTGAGCAGCGCAAGATAGCGACCTCTCAACGCTGTACGGTATACTAGTAACAGGAAGGACCAAGCAACGACGCCCAAACACACATGGAGAAAATCAGCATCTGGATCAACCGGGCCGTACCGGAATCGGAGGTCGATCGGGACAGTGGATGCGGTCGCGCCGTCGCtggctccgctccgctccgccccgccctTGCTGCGCCGCGAATCGGGTCCGCCGCCACTCAGCCACGTCGcccgcgatcgatcgatgccgtGGTggaagcggccggcggcgagagtaGGGGAGCTCGGGTCAACGGGTGGGAGACCTGGAGTCAAGCTTGCTCCAGCCGAAGAGGATAGAATAATGAGAGGATAACCAACGGACTCCGCTTCAGTGACTTAGCTAAGGCAAGTCACAGCGTGACATACCATGTATCTCGGCCGTCCAAAACGAATCCAATGGAGATGGCGCTTGGTCCCGCAcgcaggcaaaaaaaaatctccgttTCGGCCTAACAGGAAGCCCGCACGCGCACAGGACGCGCTTAACCTCGCCCTCGTCCGCGTACACCGGCGCAGCCTGAGACGGACTCAACTTCGCCTCGCCCTCAGGTCCGCGTACGCCGGCGCTTCATCTCGCCCtcgtccggccgccgccgcgagtcAGCTGGGAGGCGCGTCGCTGCGACCGGAGAGGCACCAggctgccctgccctgccgccGCGACCGGGGGcgcgtggaggcggccggccgccgggcCTGACGGCGCGGTGGTGCAGGCGGGCAGCCGCGCAGCCCGAGCCCGGCGCGTGGAGGAGGCCGCGCTGCTCCTGCCGCGCCACACGTCCCGATTTCGGCGGCCTCAACTCCACGATGGATTTCAGCGTCCGAGCCCGCATCCAGAGCCCGCACCAGTCGGCCGCCcacttcgtcgccggcgagaggTGACACCGCCGCCCGGCTTCGTCCAAGGTAGGAGTCACTGGTGGTTGAGTTTGTGGAGAACGACGCACCTTTTCCTGTGCCCGCGAGGTGTTTGTGGAAATGACCTGCCGTCTGGGATGATGCAGAGTCCTGATTGAAAGTGAATTGTTATTGTTTGGCTTTGTGAGATTAGAAGCAAATTGATTCTGTAATCTTTGATTGAGATTGATTTGGTTGTATGACTCATATATGCTGTAatttgaatgaatgaatgaataaatCAGTAACTTCTGACGATGTTTTCTAAAAAATTTTGAGATGTTTGAGATGTTGCCCAGGTCCATGATTTGTTCAGGTTTAAAGTCTGGAATGGACTTATAGTATTGTCTGGTTTATACTGGACATGAGTTGTGCTGCCATTTCCTCCTTTTCGCTATCTCTGCTGTAAATTTTTAGTTCATGCTAGGTGGGAGGTTCCATGTCTTGTTATGATCAGTTGTCCTATGCAGCAATGTTGCTCTGAATCTCTCTCTCTGAAGATGCTGAATGGAGTGCCGTCGTTACTGTAGTGCTATCGTGAAATTTCATGGTCAGTAGTTCCTGTGCATGGTCGCCCTGATCAATAGTGGGTAGGACATCTTTGGAGCTGTTTTTATGCGAGATTCCTGCAAAATTCCTAGTACAAATTCATGCGTTGCAAACAAGCCCGTATGTCTCCTTCATTTCTTGATACGATAGGGATGGATTGTGTTTTGGTTGACAAAATCCAAAGAGAGCAATTTTGTGCATGAAATGAGAATGCCAGAATGGGGCTGTTGCTTTGAGCGATCTGATATCCATCGTGGAGTTGAGGCCGCCGAAATCGGGACGTGCGGCGCCGCAGGAGCAGCACGACCTCCTCCACACGCCGGGCTCGGGCTGTGGGCCGCCCGCCTGCACCACCGCTCTGTCAGGCCCGGCGGCTGGCCGCCTCCATGCGCCCCCGGTCGCggcggcagggcagggcagccTGGCGCCTCCcccggtcgcggcggcggccggacgaGGGCGAGGTGAAGCGCCGGCGTACGCGGACTCAAGGGCGAGGCTAAGCGCGTGCGGGCTTCCTGTTAGGCTGAAATGGGGATTTTTTTTGCCTGCGTGCGGGTCCAAGCGCTACCTTCGTTGGATTCGTTTTGAACGGGCGAGATGCATCGTATGTCACGCTGTGACTTGCCTTAGCTAAGTCACCGAAGCTGAGTCCCCAACGGACCACGGTAGTTGAGGGAATGATAAAATAAGACCTGTCCGGGGTACGGATGCAAGCGGGTGGGCAAGCAGgcttttttttccctgtttattgcacttttattttatttttttcttctaaattttatactactaTGCGATAGATAAACTAGCAAGCAGGTTTTTATAGAGTAGCGGGACTACCCATTTGCATCCCTAGTCCGGGGGAGGAGGAAAAAtcgtcctccccctccctcccctgacGCTCACATgtccacatgggccccaccatgTGTAACTGTCCACCTGCCACgtgtctcacacacatattccgttgcaacaaatcaccctctattaaggaaattcgttttattttttattccaccaaaaatattttacctagtggactcacaatgtttcactatgtatagatctaatattgCAGTAGATTAAAACATTCTTTTCTAACAAATCAGCAACATATTAAGGGAATTCATTTTATTGTTTGTtccaaaaaaatgtttcacatgttttaccatgtatggatcaaatgttgcagttaattgaaacattctttcgttatttgctgaaacattgtttttatataaggtgaaacaatgccaccaaaaatgtttcacctagtgtacttataatgtttcactatgtatagatcaaatgttgcagtgagttgaaacattctttcactatttgctgaaacattgtttttatataaggtgaaacagcgtccgatttaaacgattggaacattttcgatctacttagtgaaacaattccgatatacttgatGGAACAgcatgcaacatttaaaaataattcaataataagctaaaaaattcatctgaatatatacatgtgtggtcttgttttaaagaattaattgtaacgaatttaatagtgcaatcggatcataatttggataaatattttaaaagaaaaattagtttaaagtggttttgTATGCAtgcgtcatgctgacgtcagagCTCGATTTTTTTTAAGCCCGGATCGGGCACTCGACGGGTAGTGCCTCCCCAATATAATTACTGTTAATTCATAATATCAGTATTGTACTTATACGAATAATATGAATTGGTACTTGAATTTGTTTActtgtaattttatttatttaatagcAATATAGTATAACTGTTACAAATATATAGGACTATAGTTTTTTTAGTTACACTAGTTAGATATATATCAGTGCAATATATCTGTTACAATTGCATTATCAGCACAGAATACAGAATTATTCACATATACAGAATACATATGAACGAAATACAATCCATTCACAATCCATAATACTCACTAATTAATTAGCACAACAATATTAACGCAAAAAACAAAATACGCGGGCCGATGGGATCGACTTGGAAAATTTTCGCTGGCTGAATCCGTCTATGCGGTGGCAAAATACATATGCCAACATTTTAAGATAATATTTAAACATTGAGACAAAACTTAAACATTAAAAGTAggtatagttttattttttttattataaacaCAGTCCAAAAGCAAGTACTAACAACGTCACACTCACCTCTATCAACAGTGTGTTTGGTTGAGTTATGGCTTTTGGAAAAATAGCAGTGGCCAGTGGCTTTTCGCAAAACAGCTATGGAATATGGGCTGTGGCTTTTTGAAATGACTAGTCCGGTTTACAAGCGGGTCCCACGTGTCATACACACTGGATCTtatctctcccctcttctctcttatcttatctctctctcccctgctTGTGGCCGAAGCGGGCGACAACCAGGGTGGGCGCACGGCCGGCGGAGTGGGGCGAGTGGCAGCCGGAGTGGGCTACGGGCGAGGCGGATCGGCCAGCTTCGCCGCTCGCGATGGCCGAAGCAGGCGCAGAGAGGGATGAGGCGAGGAGGACGGTGAGCAGGGGTAGGGTGcggagggaggagatggggcGCTCCGCATCGGCCGACGCCACCCGCGTTGAGGCAGACGGAAACAATCATGTCATAACTTTCGCAGTAAATCACCATTATACGATAATTCATTTACCGACGAAAACGTCTACTTACAACGTAGTAGTAACTCAATTACTGCATTATGCGAATCACCTCATCCAGAAACAACAACACATTTACGACAAACTCGGTCACCATAGTTACTAAACGAGTAACCCATTTATTAGCTATGGCAAACAATTTAACTACCCAGTAAATCGATTACCACAAGCCTGGCTGTGACAaggtgtcgaaacatgaattcggcaataataaaagggggtagcgcacgagacctaaaagtggatggatgcggagacaaaggatttagacaggttcaggccctctcaatgagaggtaataccctactcctgtttggggatttgaatccgccgagtgtgtattgatctgacgatcaggttgtctcatgccccctagagggcctcctgcccaccttatatagggtggggggcaggattacaagatagaaaccttaaccaataagGTACCgatttcctaaatctactttacaatcttatcaaaccaggactttaggccgttccataatatacagggaaacgtaatacccaagtcatgatctgttacatattccatacatatatgttatcccctattactagtcggataaccatgccgtgtgggtatggggtacccataatctccacagtagcccctgagaccttcacagtcgaaaatataatcttctctcgaactagattactctaaagccgagtgcttcaatcatcttcgccatggtctcccgagtacttttaccaaatctgaagactgtggagggctgaaaaataaagtcaggtgcatcgaatagatgcacctaataggtgtagcccccaactatgtgattagctgaacaaactaaacatatagtcaaggaataaattatCCAATTAACCGAGtggtttttgataattatagtcaaccaagtgacttgataccaatatatagcatatgcggtgtgaatccccgaataatatgatccaagtgatataccgactgcttggcaaaatatgatgcgtataacctaaagttgacaacatctttgaaagttcacatagcaaaacaactataaagaagcttgaatgctgtgaataaagaaatttccaaagtattgggcatacgccatgcgcacactgctttaaca
This genomic window from Oryza sativa Japonica Group chromosome 12, ASM3414082v1 contains:
- the LOC4352347 gene encoding disease resistance protein Pik-2-like isoform X2, whose amino-acid sequence is MNIATGAMNTLLPKLGELLVGEYKLQKGVKGEIEELEKELKGMTAALHKVAETPVDQLDQQVKIWASEVRELSYDIEDAIDTFMLKCKGHEPATSFKKVTNLFNKFKTNHQIHGVMKDIMDQVKKVSERRDRYIVDDNAARPTVVDVDSRLEAMYRKATELIGISKPKNELTKQLLEYDGSSSQQSNIISIVGFGGLGKTTLANSLFQELKAKFDSYCFVSVSLNPDINKILKNILLQLDEKMYSHIDETWETKQLIDKIRDFLNNRRFLCVIDDVWKKSAWDTIKLAVQDAKLGSKIIVTTRNKVVAEHAGSGVYEMKPLSDDDSRQLFCKRIFDSNDDCPADLCGVTEKILKKCGGVPLAIITTACLLASKPRNSEEWDKVNKSISLGLENNLDVDKMRKILSLSYNDLPFHLKTCLLSLSKYPEDELIRKDVLIWGWLAEGFITDETRPVGTSLQEIGESYFNELINRSLIQPMSEDNFWDEDGKVHVFWDEDGKVHACKVHDMVLELINQLSVEEDFVTTYLSDGQQTGKHTCTAQKKKIRRLSLHNSNKSYASPEAREQLSKVRSITIFGKVDSIPPLSSFHVLRVLQLEDCSGMDKNHLNHLDKLRLLRFLRLGHYSATELPESIGKLESLETLDIRGARKPSSFKSHKVLFPMSFAKLRKLLRLYAGRVKLAQGLMLGNMKSLQELVIEATRKATVSICFGTTTGKAHYPQRCMCISEFKRFSVL